The Salvelinus namaycush isolate Seneca chromosome 38, SaNama_1.0, whole genome shotgun sequence genome includes a window with the following:
- the LOC120031943 gene encoding hematopoietic lineage cell-specific protein-like isoform X2 — MWKSVVGHNVSIKVAEGDDWETDPDFENDVSEQEQRWGAKTIEGSGRKEHISVSELRQKVSQEHEVGKQKERAEAPKASYGYGGKFGVEKDRMDKGAVGHGYVAQVEQHSSQTDAKRGFGGKFGVQKDRVDKSAMGFEYKGEVEQHTSQKDYSKGFGGKFGVEKEKVDKAALGYDYKGETEKHQSQKDYAKGFGGRYGVQTDRMDKSAVAFTDMESPTSAYEKTLPMEASSAGAGNLKARFENLARSSDEENRKRAEEERARRQAREKREQEEARRKQQEQNSREEEAEQHQPPPVEEQRPPPVEEQRPPPVEETNRKPQPPQLPTARAVPQIPRYEPEPVEEEEEPDYDQTPCLPPRSSDLLEAEPPQEQTPSEPEQEDEGEYEDISSIPFPEPDPAVNNDYEDLTYGQTAVAIYDYQGEADDEISFNPDDVITNIEMVDEGWWKGHCHGRIGLFPATFVKMM; from the exons ATGTGGAAGTCAGTGGTGGGACACAACGTGAGCATAAAGGTTGCAGAGGGGGACGACTGGGAGACCGACCCTGACTTTGAG AATGATGTGTCAGAACAGGAACAGAGATGGGGGGCCAAGACCATTGAGGGGTCTGGTCGAAAAGAACACATCAG tGTATCAGAGCTGAGACAGAAGGTGTCCCAGGAGCATGAGGTGGGGAAGCAGAAGGAGCGAGCGGAGGCTCCCAAGGCCTCTTACGGTTACGGAGGGAAGTTTGGAGTGGAGAAAGACCGCATGGACAAG GGGGCAGTGGGGCATGGCTACGTGGCGCAGGTGGAGCAGCACTCATCCCAGACCGATGCAAAGAGAGGATTCGGGGGGAAATTTGGAGTGCAGAAAGACCGTGTGGATAAG TCTGCCATGGGTTTTGAATACAAGGGAGAGGTGGAGCAACATACATCTCAGAAAG ACTATTCAAAGGGTTTTGGAGGGAAGTTTGGGGTGGAGAAGGAGAAAGTGGACAAGGCTGCCTTGGGTTACGACTACAAGGGAGAGACCGAGAAGCACCAGTCTCAGAAAG ACTATGCCAAGGGCTTTGGAGGACGCTATGGAGTCCAGACAGACCGCATGGATAAA AGTGCAGTGGCCTTCACAGACATGGAATCCCCTACCTCTGCCTATGAGAAGACACTACCAATGGAGGCAT cAAGTGCAGGGGCAGGCAACCTGAAGGCTCGCTTTGAGAACTTGGCTCGGTCATCAGACGAGGAGAACAGAAAGCGAGCGGAGGAGGAGAGAGCCAGGAGACAggctagagagaagagagagcaggaggaggcaCGACGCAAACAACAG GAACAGAACAGCAGGGAGGAGGAAGCAGAGCAGCATCAGCCTCCACCTGTTGAAGAGCAGAGACCTCCACCTGTTGAAGAGCAGAGACCTCCACCTGTTGAAGAGACCAACAGGAAGCCCCAACCACCACAGCTGCCCACTGCCAGGGCAGTGCCTCAGATACCAAGATATGAACCTGAGCCAGTG gaggaagaggaggagccagACTATGACCAGACCCCGTGCCTGCCCCCACGGTCAAGTGACCTGCTGGAGGCGGAGCCACCTCAGGAGCAGACCCCATCAGAACCAGAgcaggaggatgagggagagtaTGAGGATATCTCATCAATACCTTTCCCAGAACCTGATCCAG CTGTGAATAATGACTATGAGGACCTGACATACGGTCAGACCGCAGTGGCCATTTATGACTACCAAGGAG AGGCAGATGATGAGATCTCCTTCAACCCGGATGATGTCATCACCAACATAGAGATGGTGGACGAAGGCTGGTGGAAGGGACACTGTCACGGACGCATTGGACTTTTCCCTGCTACATTCGTGAAAATGATGTAG
- the LOC120031943 gene encoding hematopoietic lineage cell-specific protein-like isoform X1, with amino-acid sequence MWKSVVGHNVSIKVAEGDDWETDPDFENDVSEQEQRWGAKTIEGSGRKEHISVSELRQKVSQEHEVGKQKERAEAPKASYGYGGKFGVEKDRMDKGAVGHGYVAQVEQHSSQTDAKRGFGGKFGVQKDRVDKSAMGFEYKGEVEQHTSQKDYSKGFGGKFGVEKEKVDKAALGYDYKGETEKHQSQKDYSKGFGGKFGVEKEKVDKAALGYDYKGETEKHQSQKDYAKGFGGRYGVQTDRMDKSAVAFTDMESPTSAYEKTLPMEASSAGAGNLKARFENLARSSDEENRKRAEEERARRQAREKREQEEARRKQQEQNSREEEAEQHQPPPVEEQRPPPVEEQRPPPVEETNRKPQPPQLPTARAVPQIPRYEPEPVEEEEEPDYDQTPCLPPRSSDLLEAEPPQEQTPSEPEQEDEGEYEDISSIPFPEPDPAVNNDYEDLTYGQTAVAIYDYQGEADDEISFNPDDVITNIEMVDEGWWKGHCHGRIGLFPATFVKMM; translated from the exons ATGTGGAAGTCAGTGGTGGGACACAACGTGAGCATAAAGGTTGCAGAGGGGGACGACTGGGAGACCGACCCTGACTTTGAG AATGATGTGTCAGAACAGGAACAGAGATGGGGGGCCAAGACCATTGAGGGGTCTGGTCGAAAAGAACACATCAG tGTATCAGAGCTGAGACAGAAGGTGTCCCAGGAGCATGAGGTGGGGAAGCAGAAGGAGCGAGCGGAGGCTCCCAAGGCCTCTTACGGTTACGGAGGGAAGTTTGGAGTGGAGAAAGACCGCATGGACAAG GGGGCAGTGGGGCATGGCTACGTGGCGCAGGTGGAGCAGCACTCATCCCAGACCGATGCAAAGAGAGGATTCGGGGGGAAATTTGGAGTGCAGAAAGACCGTGTGGATAAG TCTGCCATGGGTTTTGAATACAAGGGAGAGGTGGAGCAACATACATCTCAGAAAG ACTATTCAAAGGGTTTTGGAGGGAAGTTTGGGGTGGAGAAGGAGAAAGTGGACAAGGCTGCCTTGGGTTACGACTACAAGGGAGAGACCGAGAAGCACCAGTCTCAGAAAG ACTATTCAAAGGGTTTTGGAGGGAAGTTTGGGGTGGAGAAGGAGAAAGTGGACAAGGCTGCTTTAGGTTACGACtacaagggagagacagagaagcacCAGTCTCAGAAAG ACTATGCCAAGGGCTTTGGAGGACGCTATGGAGTCCAGACAGACCGCATGGATAAA AGTGCAGTGGCCTTCACAGACATGGAATCCCCTACCTCTGCCTATGAGAAGACACTACCAATGGAGGCAT cAAGTGCAGGGGCAGGCAACCTGAAGGCTCGCTTTGAGAACTTGGCTCGGTCATCAGACGAGGAGAACAGAAAGCGAGCGGAGGAGGAGAGAGCCAGGAGACAggctagagagaagagagagcaggaggaggcaCGACGCAAACAACAG GAACAGAACAGCAGGGAGGAGGAAGCAGAGCAGCATCAGCCTCCACCTGTTGAAGAGCAGAGACCTCCACCTGTTGAAGAGCAGAGACCTCCACCTGTTGAAGAGACCAACAGGAAGCCCCAACCACCACAGCTGCCCACTGCCAGGGCAGTGCCTCAGATACCAAGATATGAACCTGAGCCAGTG gaggaagaggaggagccagACTATGACCAGACCCCGTGCCTGCCCCCACGGTCAAGTGACCTGCTGGAGGCGGAGCCACCTCAGGAGCAGACCCCATCAGAACCAGAgcaggaggatgagggagagtaTGAGGATATCTCATCAATACCTTTCCCAGAACCTGATCCAG CTGTGAATAATGACTATGAGGACCTGACATACGGTCAGACCGCAGTGGCCATTTATGACTACCAAGGAG AGGCAGATGATGAGATCTCCTTCAACCCGGATGATGTCATCACCAACATAGAGATGGTGGACGAAGGCTGGTGGAAGGGACACTGTCACGGACGCATTGGACTTTTCCCTGCTACATTCGTGAAAATGATGTAG
- the LOC120031944 gene encoding protein LLP homolog isoform X2, producing the protein MAKSLRSKWKRKMRAVKRAKNAPKELARLKLALAHGGTGEISMNDIQDIATVVPAGKIKEKKVDVDMEGEEVDDGKMDMDSKRSKTTQLDEHGQYPIWMSQRQAKKLKGKRMTKKSGGKANKKKKGIAW; encoded by the exons ATGGCCAAAAGTCTGCGAAGCAAATGGAAGCGGAAGATGCGTGCTGTGAAGAGAGCGAAGAATGCCCCGAAGGAACTGGCTCGGCTGAAGCTAGCCTTGGCCCACGGTGGCACAGGAGAGATCTCCATGAATGACATTCAGGACATAGCGACAGTGGTGCCAGCTGGCAAGATAAAGGAGAAGAAAGTGGATgtagacatggagggagaggaagtCGATG ATGGAAAGATGGACATGGACAGCAAGCGCAGTAAGACGACCCAATTGGACGAGCACGGACAGTACCCAATATGGATGAGCCAACGACAGGCCAAGAAACTGAAAGGCAaacgcatgacaaagaaatcggGAGGAAAGGCCAACAAAAAAAAGAAGGGCATTGCCTG GTAG
- the LOC120031944 gene encoding protein LLP homolog isoform X1, with the protein MAKSLRSKWKRKMRAVKRAKNAPKELARLKLALAHGGTGEISMNDIQDIATVVPAGKIKEKKVDVDMEGEEVDDGKMDMDSKRSKTTQLDEHGQYPIWMSQRQAKKLKGKRMTKKSGGKANKKKKGIAW; encoded by the exons ATGGCCAAAAGTCTGCGAAGCAAATGGAAGCGGAAGATGCGTGCTGTGAAGAGAGCGAAGAATGCCCCGAAGGAACTGGCTCGGCTGAAGCTAGCCTTGGCCCACGGTGGCACAGGAGAGATCTCCATGAATGACATTCAGGACATAGCGACAGTGGTGCCAGCTGGCAAGATAAAGGAGAAGAAAGTGGATgtagacatggagggagaggaagtCGATG ATGGAAAGATGGACATGGACAGCAAGCGCAGTAAGACGACCCAATTGGACGAGCACGGACAGTACCCAATATGGATGAGCCAACGACAGGCCAAGAAACTGAAAGGCAaacgcatgacaaagaaatcggGAGGAAAGGCCAACAAAAAAAAGAAGGGCATTGCCTGGTAG